A single region of the Vicia villosa cultivar HV-30 ecotype Madison, WI linkage group LG4, Vvil1.0, whole genome shotgun sequence genome encodes:
- the LOC131598799 gene encoding large ribosomal subunit protein eL28y-like: LSPLLTKRNNSFLVKEFGNNTQSVQFSREPNSLYNLNSYKYSGLANKKTVTIQPAGKDQSVLLATTKPRKQNKPSTLLHKSVMKKEFRRMAKAVQNQAK; this comes from the exons CTATCTCCCCTCTTGACG AAGAGGAACAACTCTTTCTTGGTTAAGGAGTTCGGTAACAACACTCAGAGTGTTCAGTTTAGCAGAGAGCCAAACAGTCTCTACAACCTCAACTCCTACAAGTACTCTG GTTTGGCCAACAAGAAAACTGTTACTATTCAGCCAGCTGGCAAAGATCAGTCTGTGTTATTGGCGACCACCAAGCCAAGGAAGCAGAACAAACCTTCCACTTTGCTTCACAAATCTGTGATGAAGAAGGAATTCAGGAGGATGGCAAAGGCTGTCCAAAATCag